ATAAAAGTGGAAGAACAATCTTTGTAAAAAGCTTTAAAATAGATGGTGCTATTCATGTAAATGAAGATAAGTTGCAAAAACTCATCTCTTCTTATACAAATAAAGATTTAACTTTTAACCAATTACAAGAAGTAACAAGTGTAATTACAAAAGAGTATAGAAATCAAGGCTACTTTGTAGCAAGGGCTTATTTACCTGTTCAAAATATCAATAAGAATAATGGTGTAATTACAATTGCAATTATTGAAGGAAACTATGGAGAGTTTAAACTTGAAAATAATTCAAGAGTAAAAGATTCTGTAGTTCAAGGAATGATTGATAATGCAAAACAAAGAGATAATGTAATCTCAACAAATACACTTGAACGAGCTATGCTTATTATAAATGATACGCCAGGTGTAGTTGTAACTGCTGCTGATGTAATGCCAGGAAAACAAGTAGGAACATCAGACTTTGCAATTACAACACAAGAAAGTAATCTAATTGATGGATATATTGTAGCTGATAATACAGGAAGTAAATATACAGGAAAAAATAGAGTAATGGCTGGAGTTAATGTAAACTCACCATTTAAACTAGGAGATAAACTTTCTATTTCAGGACTTGTTTCAAATGGAGCAGATTTAAAAAATGGAAGAATAGCATATAGTTTACCTTTGGCTTCAAATGGTTTAAGAGGTGAAATGTCTTATTCTCAAACGAACTATTCACTTACAAAAGATTATGAATCATTAGATGCTGTAGGTACCTCAAAAACTTTAGATGCAACTATAACTTATCCAATAAAAAGAACAAGATTAGAGAATCTAAACCTATCTTTAAATATTGCTAATAAAGATTTAAAAGATGAAGTAAGAAGTACATCTTCTATCACAAAAAAAGACACAAAATCTTTAAACCTAGGATTAGCATATGATAAAAACTATCTAGCCTATGGAAAAAATACACAATCTCAAATAAATTTAAATCTTACATATGGAAAGTTAAACTTTGATGATATTGCAGATAAAATACTAGATGAAGCAGGAGCCAATACAAATGGTACTTATTCAAAAGTAAATCTAAAACTATCAAATACAATTGCTTTGACAAATAAATTTACATTTGATTCGTCTTTAAAAATGCAATATGCTCTAGGAAATAAAAACCTAGATGGAAGTGAAGATTTTTCTGTAGGAGGAGCTAGTGGAGTTAAACTATATCCATCAGGTGAATTAAGTGCTGAAAATGGATATTTATTAAATCTTGAAGCAAAATATAGATTGCCAAACCTAAATAAACTATCAAATACTGTAGGAGTATTTTATGATAGAGGAAGAGTTTTTATGTCTGATAATAGTCAAGTAACATTTGAAGCTAAGTCATTACAAGATGTAGGAGTAGGGTATTATGCATCTTATGATAATTTCTTTGGAAAACTACAAGTAGCATGGAATGCAAATAGTAAAGATGTTACAAGTGAAGAAAATAGAAACTCTAGGGTTTTATTTCAAGGTGGTTTGAGTTTCTAGGAACTTAAATCTCATAGTTGCGGTCAAAATGCTAGTAACATAAAGGGCTGACCGCAAGTATCAAATTTATATAAAAAGAAGGGTTAGTACTATGACTAACCCTTTATTAGTTTAAACTATTAAGAAAGAATTTCTTCAATAGTAATATAATCACCAACTCTACCAGTCATTTGCTCTACGTCAGTATTTACTGGAAGTGTTTTTTTACCTGGTCTCCAACCTGCTGGACAAACTTCACCTGTAGCAGTTGCATGTTGCCAAGCTCTAACTTGTCTTAAGAATTCATTTACGTTTCTTCCAACCATTGGTGCTTGAACTTCCTGTGCTACACAAATTCCTTCTGGATTGAATAAGAATCTACCTCTTAAAGCCATTCCTTCTTCTTCAATTAATACTCCAAATTTTTCACTAACTTCAGTAGTTGAATCAGCACCAATAGTAAGTTTTAATCCTTCTAAAATTGGTTCAGTTTCTACAAATCTTTTATGTGAAAATTTAGTATCTGTTGATACTGCTAAAATTTCTACACCTAATTCTTGAAATTCATCATAGTGTGCATTCATAGCTGCAATCTCTGTTGGACAAACAAATGTAAAGTCTGCTGGGTAGAAACAAACTACTGCCCATTTACCCATATAATCTTTATCTGAAACTGTTGTGTAGTGACCTGTTTTTGCATCATATGCATCCATTTTAAACTGTGGCATTAATTTTTGAACCATACTTGAACTCATTTTTTTATCCTTTTTTATTTCTGTATTATTTTCTATATGATTATTATTTAAATTATTTTCTTTTCTAGCTTTTACACTTGTATCACAAGCCATATTAAATCCTTTCTCTCAAAGGATAATATTTTTCCTTTGATAAAAGTATTCTAATATAATAAAAATAAAATTTTGCTTAATTTTAATAAGAATAACTTATTTTATTAAATAAGTTATTCTTATAATATTTTTAAAAAAATGATTTTGATTATTAAGTAATACTATTCTAGATAGATTATGTAAGTAGATTTTATAAAATTTCTATTTCAATATTAAATTTAGCACCCATGTATTTAATATCTTCATATATTAACTCTTCGTTTACTGCAGTTATTGTTCCTTTTAAGTGTTTTTCTACAATCTGTTTTGACATATGTAATCCAATACCGTTCCCTTCCTCTTTTTTTGTAGTAAAGTATAGTTGAAAAATATTATTCATATGTTTTTTTTGAATTCCACCTGCATTATCTTGTATTGATATTAGTAGTTTATTATCTATTTTTTTAGTAGTGATTTTTATTACTTTTGCATGATCAACTTTTGATAATTCATCTATTGCATTTTTTTTTATATTTATTAAAACTTGTATTAGCTCATTTTCATAATTGTAAACTTGAGTATCTTCTATATCTTTTATAATAGTTATATCAAAAGTCTTTAATTGTGAGATAATTAATTTATCAATTTTTTCTAAAGTGTTTTTAATATAGAAAGTAGATTCATATTTATTAGGTTTTAAATAAGATTGAAAATCATTAAGTGTTGTATTCATATAATTGAAAGCATCATTCATATTAGAAATCATATTATCTAAACTATCATTTTTATCAATTAGATTACCAAATTCTTTTTCTAATTTGATTCCAGAAGAGCATATAGATATTGTATTTAAAGGCTGTCTCCATTGATGTGCAATATTTGGTAGCATTTCTCCCATTGCAGCCATTTTTAATTGACTAAATATTGCGCTTTCTATTTTCAAACTTTCTTCTTTTTCTAAAAGTTTAGTTTGAAATTTCTCTAATTCTCTAATTATAATATTAAAATCTATTGGTTTTGCTATAAACTTATACACATCAAGTTTAATTGCTTCAATAAAATAATCAGTTTTTTCAAAGGTAGATATAAAAATAATAGGAATATTTAAGTTGTTTTTTAATAACTCATTATATAAATAAACACCACTTAAATTAGGCATATTTAGTTCAGAAATAATAATATCTGGTTTTATGTTATTTATATTATTTAATGCTTCGATTCCATCTGAAAATGGATATAGAGACTGTACTTTAGGAGCTATTATATCGATGAATTGTTTTATTATTGTCTCATCATTTTCAATTATTATTATATTTAAGTTTTGCATTATTTATCTACCTTTTCTGATCTATAATAATCTTATCATATTTTTAAGTGAAATAAGTTAAAATGACAAAAACTACAATAATAGGTATTTAAGATAATGGAATCGAATTTTTTAAAGAGTATTAGTATATTAATCGTAGATGATAATGAATCAGATTTAGAAATAATCGATAAATCAATAAGTCGATACTTTAAAGAAGTACATACTGCTTCAAATGGTGTAGATGCTTTTGAAATTTACAAGAATAACAAAAATATTGATATTATAATATCAGACATTAATATGCCTAAAATCAATGGATTAGAATTACTTGAACTTATAAGACGTTCAGATATGTATCTACCATTTTTAATTGTCTCTGCTACATTTGATCAAGAAATGCTTATTAATGCAATTAATTTAAATGTTAGTTCTTTTCTTCCTAAACCTATTAATTTACAATCATTAATTGAAAAAATTGATATGCTTTGTGAAAGAAAATATTTTAAATATAAAGAAGAGTTAAGAAAAAATGAAATAACGAATTATTTAGATTCAGTAAACAGCGTAGCTTATATCTATAAAATGGATTCTGATGGTAAAATATCATATATGAATAATTTGATGTTTGAAATCACAGGATATAAAGAAAAAGACATAAAAAGTTTATCTTTCACAGATATTATTCATCCTCATATACCTAAAAGTACTATTGTTGATACTTTTAAGACTTTAAAAGAGGGAAAACTTTGGAAAGGTAATACGAAATTTATAAGTAAAACAAAAGAAGAATTTTATTTAAATAATACAATTTTTAAACTAGTTAGTGAAGAAGATAGTTATATTACTATATCTTTTTTAACTACAAAAGAAAATCTTGAAAAAAGAGATTTTCATAAAAAAGTTATACAAAATATGAATGAGTTACACTCTCGTGAGTTTTATTATAAAAAAAAGTTAGAAAAACTTTCTTCTGAAAAAATGGATTTAATAGTAAAGGTTAATGCTACATCTAATTTAGAAGATAAAATACTTTCTTTAAATTCACAAATTGACAAATATGAAAAAGAGTTGACATCAAAAGATGAAAAATATGACTTAATGTTAAAATCGAAAAAAGAAGAAATTGAGAAGTTTATTGAAAAAGCACAAAAAGAAATGATAAAAAATAGTGATTCTCAAAATTTTAAAGATTCAAATAACAGTAAAGTAAAAGCACTGATAATAGAAAATGAAAAATATAAAAAACTTAATAATAAACTAATTAAACGTGTTAAAGACCTAGAAGAAGTTTTTAAAATAGAAAAGAGATAGTTTATTAGATAAGGATGATGAGAAATTATATTTTTTCTTTTTATCAATATTATTTTATTAAGTACACTTTATCTATTTCTTTGGGATTTTTGTTTATAATCTGTTTATAAAAAATACCTTCCTATATTGTAGGAATTCTTTTGATAGTGTTTTTAAATTTGTCATTTTTAGTCCTTATAAAATCCTTGTGATTTGATAAATATTGATATTTGATTTTACTACTATGTATAATAAGAGCTCTCAAAAAAGTACTATATAATGGATGTTGTAGATTAATTATAGAAAATAAATAATGATAAAAGGAAATAAATGGGATTAGGTGTAGGAATCGTAGGATTACCAAATATAGGAAAGTCAACAACGTTTAATGCGTTAACTAAAGCACAGAATGCTGAAGCACAGAATTATCCATTTTGTACTATTGAGCCAAATAAGGCAGTTGTTCCAGTACCTGATAAAAGATTAGATGCATTAGCTAAAATTGTTGATCCAGAGAAAATTCAGCACTCAACAATTGATTTTGTTGATATTGCAGGTTTAGTAAAAGGTGCATCAAAAGGTGAGGGCTTAGGAAATCAATTCTTATCTAATATTAGAGAGGTTGAAGTTATCTTACATATGGTTAGATGTTTTGAAGATGAAAATGTTGTTCATGTTGAAGGTGGAATAGATCCTTTAAGAGATATTGAAATCATTGAAACAGAACTTATTTATGCAGATATCACACAAGTTGAAAAAAAATGTGATAAGCTAAAAAAAGAATCAAAATTTGATAAAATTGCAGCAGCTAAATTACCAATTGCACAAGCTTTATTAGCTCATTTAGAAGATTTAAAATCTGCATCTTCATTTGAAGATAGAGATGATGAAAACTTTATTGATTTAGATAGAGAGTTAAGATTATTATCAAATAAAAGCAT
This sequence is a window from Poseidonibacter parvus. Protein-coding genes within it:
- a CDS encoding ShlB/FhaC/HecB family hemolysin secretion/activation protein, coding for MKQMNKIITISVLSSSILLGATVPNISEIQKQVVPPKDLIKQKETPLVELGGVKKYAPPMKDDKSGRTIFVKSFKIDGAIHVNEDKLQKLISSYTNKDLTFNQLQEVTSVITKEYRNQGYFVARAYLPVQNINKNNGVITIAIIEGNYGEFKLENNSRVKDSVVQGMIDNAKQRDNVISTNTLERAMLIINDTPGVVVTAADVMPGKQVGTSDFAITTQESNLIDGYIVADNTGSKYTGKNRVMAGVNVNSPFKLGDKLSISGLVSNGADLKNGRIAYSLPLASNGLRGEMSYSQTNYSLTKDYESLDAVGTSKTLDATITYPIKRTRLENLNLSLNIANKDLKDEVRSTSSITKKDTKSLNLGLAYDKNYLAYGKNTQSQINLNLTYGKLNFDDIADKILDEAGANTNGTYSKVNLKLSNTIALTNKFTFDSSLKMQYALGNKNLDGSEDFSVGGASGVKLYPSGELSAENGYLLNLEAKYRLPNLNKLSNTVGVFYDRGRVFMSDNSQVTFEAKSLQDVGVGYYASYDNFFGKLQVAWNANSKDVTSEENRNSRVLFQGGLSF
- a CDS encoding peroxiredoxin, which encodes MSSSMVQKLMPQFKMDAYDAKTGHYTTVSDKDYMGKWAVVCFYPADFTFVCPTEIAAMNAHYDEFQELGVEILAVSTDTKFSHKRFVETEPILEGLKLTIGADSTTEVSEKFGVLIEEEGMALRGRFLFNPEGICVAQEVQAPMVGRNVNEFLRQVRAWQHATATGEVCPAGWRPGKKTLPVNTDVEQMTGRVGDYITIEEILS
- a CDS encoding hybrid sensor histidine kinase/response regulator is translated as MQNLNIIIIENDETIIKQFIDIIAPKVQSLYPFSDGIEALNNINNIKPDIIISELNMPNLSGVYLYNELLKNNLNIPIIFISTFEKTDYFIEAIKLDVYKFIAKPIDFNIIIRELEKFQTKLLEKEESLKIESAIFSQLKMAAMGEMLPNIAHQWRQPLNTISICSSGIKLEKEFGNLIDKNDSLDNMISNMNDAFNYMNTTLNDFQSYLKPNKYESTFYIKNTLEKIDKLIISQLKTFDITIIKDIEDTQVYNYENELIQVLINIKKNAIDELSKVDHAKVIKITTKKIDNKLLISIQDNAGGIQKKHMNNIFQLYFTTKKEEGNGIGLHMSKQIVEKHLKGTITAVNEELIYEDIKYMGAKFNIEIEIL
- a CDS encoding response regulator, producing the protein MESNFLKSISILIVDDNESDLEIIDKSISRYFKEVHTASNGVDAFEIYKNNKNIDIIISDINMPKINGLELLELIRRSDMYLPFLIVSATFDQEMLINAINLNVSSFLPKPINLQSLIEKIDMLCERKYFKYKEELRKNEITNYLDSVNSVAYIYKMDSDGKISYMNNLMFEITGYKEKDIKSLSFTDIIHPHIPKSTIVDTFKTLKEGKLWKGNTKFISKTKEEFYLNNTIFKLVSEEDSYITISFLTTKENLEKRDFHKKVIQNMNELHSREFYYKKKLEKLSSEKMDLIVKVNATSNLEDKILSLNSQIDKYEKELTSKDEKYDLMLKSKKEEIEKFIEKAQKEMIKNSDSQNFKDSNNSKVKALIIENEKYKKLNNKLIKRVKDLEEVFKIEKR
- the ychF gene encoding redox-regulated ATPase YchF, translated to MGLGVGIVGLPNIGKSTTFNALTKAQNAEAQNYPFCTIEPNKAVVPVPDKRLDALAKIVDPEKIQHSTIDFVDIAGLVKGASKGEGLGNQFLSNIREVEVILHMVRCFEDENVVHVEGGIDPLRDIEIIETELIYADITQVEKKCDKLKKESKFDKIAAAKLPIAQALLAHLEDLKSASSFEDRDDENFIDLDRELRLLSNKSIIYGTNVDEDSLADGGNKYVDLVKEHANSVNADVIVLCAKIEEELVGLEDDEAQEFLTDLGVEESGLEQIIHKAFDKLGLQSYFTAGKMEVRAWTIKKETKAPQAAAVIHNDFEKGFIKAEVIAFEDFVSLGGEAKAKEAGKLRLEGKDYVVKDGDVMHFRFNN